AAGCCTTTTCAAATTAATAATTAAGTACAGGTTGCTTTAATGAAGTTTTACAAAGCACTTCAGTCAGAACAAACTATACGATCTACTACTTTTACAATTTGGATCACTTGTCTCTTCGGTACAGGCATGTTGGTTAAATTTAACTGAACTTGGAGGAAAAACCCTTCACGtatgtttatttatattgcaCAGGGGTGTACATCACAATTCTACACTGCTTTGGGctttttcagtggaaaaattAATACCCCTTTTTCTCTAGGAAAATATGAGCACTTAGCGACATCTCTCTAATCCACACTCCAAAAGGATTATGACAATGGAAGCAGTGGGAAATGGATTAACAAAATAGATTTGACATCCATCAAACGCCTGAGCTTTTGTTGCGTGGGCTCTTGTGGACATGCCCTTGTTTCTTACCTTTTTCATTTAACAAGATGACCTAAATCCATTTATTAACACCTCAAGGTCAGTGCATTTCTGCAGGTTGACTGGATACTTTATCCTGAATCAAAAAGTTACAATATCAACACTATGTTTTCCAGCTTTGGATAATAACATAGAAGAGGAAGTGTAATCTGTTTGGAGTTTGAATAGAAAAACAATTAAGGATGCTGTGAAATCTACTACAGCTGGATACAGAAGCAAAACTATACAAAGACTATGACCACCATCTAGTGGGAACTCTGTGCACTTGCACATTTGTCCCtcagattttaatgaaatgatcACGTGAACATTTTAAAGCATCTCTTAAAATGTTGGATCAACAGCCGTACATTGCATTTGTTCTGTCAGTCATGCACTTACATTCCTCTAGACCCAGCTGGTAAGCGAGATTCTGAAGTCCTTTGACCTTCTCCATCAGGTTGGCTTTGGTCAGACTACCCAGCTCTACAGAAGGATAACAGGAAAGCTCTTAGCTTCATGGAACTAatttgaggaaaaatgtgatcCCATTTGACAGGATTATATGTAAAGGTTGTTTCTGTCAACACTCTTTCCAATCTTCCtgcttaataataataactgctGCAGGTACAGAGAAAATCTCtcaaaatcaaagcatttctgCTCTTTGGACCCACCTTTCAACATTTCAATGTCCTCATTCTCCAGTTCAGCCATCCATTTGGGCGGCGAATTAGTGATGGGCTGCGATGACGGCACAACAAAGGTCTCAGCAGACAATTCTtgaaaaatgtacattaatCGTCCTAATATATTACAGTGTGTTAATCATCTAGCTTTAAAATGAGGCGAGCCACAGTGAATCTTaactcacatttttacaagATGCAGCAAATTCTGCAACTCCGGGCACTGTGCAAGAGATTTCAGGATAATTTAGGTTAAATATGATACAGTACAACACAATTACATAACAGCAGGGAGGATCTGAACTTACACTGCTCTGGCCACAAGTCTGGCGACGCTCTGTCCAGCTTCTCAAAACTTAGCAAAGACGACTCAAAATCATCACctatcaagacacaaaatactttttttttaatgtaaaatacagATACGCTGCAATGAGACATGATCATAGACAGAATCACAGACAAACACTTCTTTGTATTTTGACCCAAAGTTACTCAGTGTACTGTGCacaaatttttagttttattttttacatctgaACAACGAGAGTGGGGGAAATGAAGCGAACATGTCAAAATGCCACGACTACAGTGAAACTAATACACCCGGCCTTTTAGAAAACATTGCAAATGGGCCAAGCATTATCTTTAACCTCTGACCGAAGCTAcagtacatttttaaacaacacaCTCTGTTGTAACTATGGCGGAGAGAATCGGGGAAATATCTCATTGAGATTTGTTTTGACAGATACTGCTTCATAATGTGCACTGCTTCGTATATTTTTTAACgtcaagcttcagttcaatATTCATTAAGAGACTAAACACGTGATGAAGGACTGCCACGTAAAATACCACCAAAAGTTTGACTGTCACACAAGGATGATGGCATAAATTTGTAGAACTATTGCTTTTACAAATAATGGTTTAAACTCTGGGTCAGACATGCTGCATAAAGTATATTCTTATATGCAGTCTTTGAGATTTGCTGATTGCATTGTTTTCAAATTATGATTCAGCCATTGTGAAATAATACTGTGGCTTATGTATAATATGGGAAGCTCTAATGACACCTGGCATCATTTTAGAAGACAAGATAAATCTATTGATTTGTATATGTTCACGTTCCTCATAAATAAATTGGAAAACTATGTATGCTTTTTAACTTTAACTGGTAAGTCGACCGCAGCTTAACAAAGTAAGGTCACTTTATTATTTCTAACATTTCAATCACAGGTTTAATTCTGAGGTCACGGTTGAAATTGGTGTTGCATTGGACTGATTTTTACAACCAGACCACCAGGAATACAATGCCAGGCATCTTTGACTCAACTCTGAAATTTGGCAAACAGTCTAACTTTGTAATTAAAGGGTGCTACTTTCAATTGAGGAACACTGCCAAACTGAGACCCAACCTCTGTCTGAACCACATGAAGACTGTGACCACTGCATTCATTTCATCAAGGCTGGGTTCCTGTAATTCTCTGTATCTGGGTTTTGGCCAGTCGACTCGGTCTCATCTGTTAGTGCAGAATTCTGCTCCCAGGCAAGAATACACAGTAAAAGATGGGGAAGTATTGGACTGAATTTTACTGATAGGTACTACAACAGCCAAAACACAAGTTTTAATTCACCCATATCAAAAGCCTAAGAGAGGCATCATTAAAGTAGACTTCATGACAGAAGCAGATGCAGATTACACTGTACAGAAGCCCATATTAAAGAGCACACTAGGTATACAGATTTACTCGAACCGTACACAACAATACAGCTCGAGTGTAGACAAAGCAGCTATAGAAATGCTGAAAGACTCCCGCCAACAACGTGCTTAAATAACTACAAGgttgtgacacaaaaacactgtaGCTGTTGGAAATATACTGTAAACAGATGCGATTTAATCTGTATGTTTACCAGCAGCTCCGTGGGTCACAGCAGGTTCAAGCCTGCTGTCTGCTTCCCTACACTGGACACACAACACTAAGGCTGCTGAAGGTTTCAGGCAACGGAAAAACATCTCTAAACAGCCAGAATACAGCACCAACATGCGTATTCCGTCGACTCTGGATGTTTCAGTAAGATATTAGGTAGTCGTTAACGGTTTAATGAGCTTACAAATGTCTAATTTACAGTTTATACACAGCGTAGCAGGGTAAGGAATTAGAATTTACCTCCATTAGGAGACGCCATCTTCAGAACAAACATGTGACAAACGGCAACCAATAGCAACGGCCGCTCTTTCAGTTGACGCGTAGTTGTAGTTCACAGAGCGGCCGTTAGGAGGCGCAATATGGAAATATgcatgtacattgaaaataaatcataatttgctcatttctcaaccAATTTTCGTGTGGTCTACTTTATTGTCAACGTCAAAATATGTGCTATtgatagagaatatttgatctgaaaaaaaaaacacagaaaaaggcttcctacaaatgtagcCTGCAAATTTAGTTATCTTATTTAGGtccaaaaaacaactttgacaTACTTGTACTTTACCGGAATGGTTCTATTTTATGCTCTTTTATACTTCTACTTCAGTACATTTTAAATGGGATGATTGTACTTGCTACTCCACTAAATTCATAATTTAGTGGAGTAGCACTGAATAAACAGAACCACCAGATCCCCCCCACTGTAGGGGTCATCCTTCAATTTttccattaattaattaattcataatGTTGTCTTTATAGTTCCTCAAGTGCAATTATATAATAATGTACCATTACTTTTTAGACTTTTGCAATGCCAAACAGCACATGTCCTGCAACTATGGGTAAATGTATCCATTATGCTATATATGTGAAAGGCGttcatagtttttattttatcttcatCATTTTTTAATATGCATTCTACTTTAGCATTTCTTGCCTTATTTTTTGCTATGTTTAATTTGTATCTCACTGCTGCGATAAAAAGACCAATAAAGTTGATCTTATCTCAATTTTACATCTCTGTGTAATTATCTAGGGGTTGTTATGGTCTGAAAGGTGGCTGGATAACGAGGGGTCTCCAATGACTGTCTTAACTGGTAGTCCATTTCCCATTGAGCTTTCAGTCTCCTTCCATCTGAACGGTTCTGCTAGGGTGCATAGACTGTAGTCTATGTTTGGGTCTGGGTGAGTGGGTTCAGTGTCACAAAACTGTCAGTATATTTTCAGTCAGTATGCATAACCATCCTCCATTAACAACATGAAAAAgttattaaagctgcaagccaaTCAGTCTATTTTATAGTCttctaataataaaataactatttaaaaaaaaaattcatatgTAAGGATTGCTTGTTTTTGAATGGTGCAGCAGCAGATTTATAGAAATAATTAAGggtattttacactttttggcATTTTACCCCAAGATGTAAATAATTCATGCTGAAGTTCTTGTATTTGCAtagaaaaaagtaaatacattCAAGCTAGTGACTTTTGGATTACATAAAGGTGCCATTTAACATGTTTCTTGGACAAAATCTTTTGCATTCCtgtcgatttaaaaaaaaaatcctcatcaAATACCCTTATCTTGTGTTAATGTATTTATCTGGTGCTATTTATGTGAAATACATTTATGTTTTCACCTTTCTTTGCAAAAACAATATTGTAAAGAAACCGCTAATCTTTTGTGATAaactggtgacttgtccaggtgaaccctgccttcgccctaggTCAGGTGGGACAGACTTCAgcgtacagataatggatggatggagaaatTGCTAATCATAGACCCTCGTTGAAATTTATGATCAACTGTATGTCATAGCAGAAAATTTTCACTCAAtgttaatatatatttaataaatacaaaatgcacaCTCAGAGAAGCTAAACTATAATGACGGGAAATTATTTAGAGGGAAGTGAAAAGCATGTCAATAAACTGGACTATATATATTGCCttcatgctgctaaaactcctctgacccggTGGGGCATGGACACGGGGACTCTGGGGACGTCCTGCATCCATGCCCAGTTTGTAAACTTCAGCTGTGTTCCACGGGTAAAAATTTTCTCCACAGAACttataaatgaaatattgatTAGCTAAATGAGCACAAGCAATCACAGAATACAAgaatattattgtttattaacGACACTGAAATGTAAACACTGAGAGTCAGTAGCCATCGTTTAGTGTAAAAACAGATGCCATTACTGGACAGCACTAATGGCTAAGTACAATACCAAAATACCATCACTAAAATCAGGACAATCGCTACTGAAAATACAGTCTCTGATAACTTGTGACTACATGagagattttttaaattcacaacAAGTGACATGCAGCATTTAAACTTTCCATATCATCTTCCTCTACTTAATTTCAGGCACTTTAGCTTATTATTGTGAAATACAGTACACACTAAGTCTAGTAAGGAAGTTGTGTTGTAAGGCAGCCTGGTGATGATTAAAGTCTCGATCTTTATTCTTGTACGCTCCACAACACTTTGATTCAGGTCATGCCTTATTCAGCACTCTTCATACATGACACACTACAACATGTGGAAATGCTGGGACACAAATACTGAGACTCAGAAAGTAACTTATGAAAACTGTTTCTGTGCTGAAACACTCTTAAGTCCACACATCTGTGATACACACGAGTGATTCAAGTCCCTCATAGTAAAAACAGTTGGTATACACCATATCATTAGTGTCACCTTCAGGTAAAACTGACTAGAACTCCCAGGAGTCCATCCACTTCAGGCCTGCCATGGCGCTGCCCGGCTCGTGTGCTAGAGGACCTGTCATGCCGTAGGACAGAGGATGGAACAGGTAGAAGCTGATGGAGAGACAACAGAATGACAAGGAACCtcattaaatgcagcaaaaatgacacacactgAAACGGTATAAGATGTGCTACCATAATAATATCCCAGTGATCTCACCTGTAAAGAACGCTAAGTAGAAGTACCATCTGGCCGACTCTCTGCACCCAGTCAGAATAAGGTGGTTGGAGCAGCAGGTCAGCACTGTTCAGCAGGATGTCTATTGTAATGCCTGTGACAATcaaacagaaaccagaaacaTGTGAACAACATGACTGCTTTGCCTGTATCAAAATCTAACACTGTGGGCTCCcatcagacaaaactgaagatgGAATGTGGGGGCACTGTTGTAGGGTAGTCATAAAGCTGTCAGTTTCATAACG
This is a stretch of genomic DNA from Acanthochromis polyacanthus isolate Apoly-LR-REF ecotype Palm Island chromosome 1, KAUST_Apoly_ChrSc, whole genome shotgun sequence. It encodes these proteins:
- the lin52 gene encoding protein lin-52 homolog, whose translation is MFVLKMASPNGGDDFESSLLSFEKLDRASPDLWPEQLPGVAEFAASCKNPITNSPPKWMAELENEDIEMLKELGSLTKANLMEKVKGLQNLAYQLGLEESREMTRGKFLNILERPKK